The following proteins come from a genomic window of Eubalaena glacialis isolate mEubGla1 chromosome X, mEubGla1.1.hap2.+ XY, whole genome shotgun sequence:
- the SLC25A5 gene encoding ADP/ATP translocase 2, translating to MTDAAVSFAKDFLAGGVAAAISKTAVAPIERVKLLLQVQHASKQITADKQYKGIIDCVVRIPKEQGVLSFWRGNLANVIRYFPTQALNFAFKDKYKQIFLGGVDKRTQFWRYFAGNLASGGAAGATSLCFVYPLDFARTRLAADVGKAGAEREFRGLGDCLVKIYKSDGIKGLYQGFNVSVQGIIIYRAAYFGIYDTAKGMLPDPKNTHIFISWMIAQSVTAVAGLTSYPFDTVRRRMMMQSGRKGTDIMYTGTLDCWRKIARDEGAKAFFKGAWSNVLRGMGGAFVLVLYDEIKKFT from the exons aTGACAGATGCCGCCGTGTCCTTCGCCAAGGACTTCCTGGCAGGTGGAGTGGCCGCGGCCATCTCCAAGACCGCCGTAGCGCCCATCGAGCGGGTCAAGCTGCTGCTGCAG GTGCAGCATGCCAGCAAGCAAATCACTGCAGATAAGCAATACAAGGGCATCATAGACTGCGTGGTTCGTATCCCCAAGGAGCAGGGAGTCCTGTCCTTCTGGCGTGGTAACCTGGCCAATGTCATCAGATACTTCCCCACCCAGGCTCTCAACTTTGCCTTCAAAGATAAATACAAGCAGATCTTCCTGGGTGGTGTGGACAAGAGGACCCAGTTTTGGCGCTACTTCGCAGGGAATCTGGCATCAGGTGGTGCCGCCGGGGCCACATCGTTGTGTTTTGTGTACCCTCTTGACTTTGCCCGTACTCGTCTAGCAGCCGATGTGGGCAAAGCTGGAGCTGAAAGGGAATTCAGAGGCCTTGGTGACTGCCTGGTTAAGATCTACAAATCTGACGGGATTAAGGGCCTGTACCAAGGCTTTAACGTGTCTGTGCAGGGTATTATCATCTACCGAGCTGCCTACTTCGGTATCTATGACACTGCGAAGG GAATGCTTCCAGATCCCAAGAATACGCATATCTTCATCAGCTGGATGATCGCACAGTCCGTCACAGCGGTGGCTGGGTTGACTTCCTATCCGTTTGACACAGTGCGTCGCCGCATGATGATGCAGTCAGGGCGCAAAGGAA CGGATATCATGTACACAGGCACACTTGACTGCTGGAGGAAGATTGCTCGTGACGAAGGAGCCAAAGCCTTTTTCAAGGGCGCGTGGTCCAATGTCCTCAGAGGCATGGGTGGTGCTTTTGTGCTTGTCTTGTATGATGAAATCAAGAAGTTCACATAA